One Cryptosporangium phraense genomic window carries:
- the lpdA gene encoding dihydrolipoyl dehydrogenase yields the protein MGGGRPAHDIVVLGGGSGGYSCALRAAELGLSVVLVEKDKLGGTCLHRGCIPTKALLHAGEVADTTREAARFGVKAEFLGVDLAAVTAYQDGVVAKMYKGLTGLVASRGITVVAGTGRLTSPTTVQVGNDTYEGGHVVLATGSAPSTLPGLEIDGTHVLTSDHALRLDRVPASAVVLGGGVIGVEFASAWRSLGADVTIVEALPRLLPLEEESSSRRLERAFRKRGIGFSTGKRFARAERAGDGVRVVLEDESVLEAEVLLVAVGRRPVSEGLGYAEAGVATERGHVLVDGLCRTNLPTVSAVGDLIPTPQLAHVGFAEGILVAERVAGLPVTPIDYAGVPRVTYSEPEVASVGLTTTEARARGYEIEEVQYDLAGNGKATILRAAGAVTVLRAKDGPVLGVHLVGSRMGELAAEAQLIYNWEAFPEDVAPLLHPHPTQSEALGEAHLALAGKPLHVHGPALHPPPAHP from the coding sequence GTGGGCGGAGGTCGGCCAGCGCACGACATCGTCGTACTCGGCGGTGGCAGTGGCGGCTACTCCTGTGCGCTTCGCGCCGCCGAACTGGGCCTCTCGGTCGTCCTCGTCGAGAAGGACAAACTCGGTGGTACCTGCCTGCACCGGGGCTGTATCCCGACCAAGGCGCTGCTGCACGCCGGCGAGGTCGCCGACACCACCCGCGAGGCGGCCCGCTTCGGGGTGAAGGCCGAGTTCCTCGGCGTCGACCTGGCCGCGGTCACCGCCTACCAGGACGGCGTCGTCGCGAAGATGTACAAGGGCCTCACCGGCCTGGTCGCGAGCCGTGGCATCACGGTCGTGGCGGGCACCGGCCGGCTGACCTCGCCGACGACCGTCCAGGTCGGGAACGACACGTACGAGGGCGGGCACGTCGTGCTGGCCACCGGCTCGGCGCCGAGCACGCTGCCCGGCCTGGAGATCGACGGCACGCACGTGCTCACCAGCGACCACGCCCTGCGCCTCGACCGGGTCCCGGCCAGCGCGGTCGTGCTCGGCGGCGGCGTCATCGGCGTCGAGTTCGCCAGCGCCTGGCGCTCCCTGGGGGCCGACGTCACGATCGTCGAGGCGCTCCCCCGGCTGCTGCCGCTCGAGGAGGAGTCGTCCTCCCGGCGGCTCGAACGCGCGTTCCGCAAACGCGGGATCGGGTTCTCCACCGGTAAACGGTTCGCGCGCGCCGAACGCGCCGGGGACGGCGTCCGCGTGGTGCTCGAGGACGAGAGCGTGCTCGAGGCGGAGGTGTTGCTGGTCGCGGTCGGCCGGAGGCCGGTCTCGGAGGGCCTCGGCTACGCCGAGGCCGGCGTCGCCACCGAGCGGGGTCACGTCCTGGTCGACGGGTTGTGCCGGACGAACCTCCCGACGGTCTCCGCGGTGGGCGACCTCATTCCGACGCCTCAGCTGGCGCACGTCGGGTTCGCCGAAGGGATCCTGGTCGCCGAGCGGGTGGCCGGGCTGCCGGTGACGCCGATCGACTACGCGGGCGTCCCGCGGGTCACGTACTCGGAGCCGGAAGTCGCGTCGGTCGGCCTCACGACCACCGAGGCGCGGGCCCGGGGCTACGAGATCGAAGAAGTCCAGTACGACCTGGCCGGGAACGGCAAGGCTACGATTTTGCGGGCCGCGGGCGCGGTGACCGTCCTTCGCGCCAAGGACGGTCCGGTGCTCGGCGTCCATCTGGTCGGCAGCCGGATGGGTGAATTGGCGGCCGAGGCCCAGCTGATCTACAACTGGGAAGCTTTTCCCGAGGATGTCGCGCCGCTCCTGCATCCCCATCCCACGCAGTCCGAAGCGCTCGGAGAGGCTCATCTCGCGCTGGCGGGGAAGCCTCTGCACGTACACGGTCCAGCCCTGCACCCCCCGCCCGCCCACCCTTAA
- a CDS encoding leucyl aminopeptidase, which yields MTRPTEAAVLTVSAAGAVDAEVDAVIIGVHRDGEQLSLGPGAVAVDAALGGRLLDVLARLGANGVAGEVVKVATLGATTAPVVAAVGLGPVEPKPGSPEPHENYRRAAGAAIRALTGTDRVGLALVDADPTLTQAVLEGAALAAYDFVQYKSELAPTYRPPVREIVYLADATGRGDVELQTETDRAKAVVDAVRLARNWINTPPNDLRPPTFAAQAAAAAVEAGLEVEVLDTDALVAGGYGGILAVGLGSAAGPQLVRISWTPPESTKSVALVGKGITFDTGGISIKPAQGMQDMKSDMSGAAVVVATMTAIAQLQPAVKVTAYVPMAENMPSGSAYRPGDVVTMYGGTRVEVLNTDAEGRMILADAIARAAEDSPDYIVETSTLTGGQVVSLGERISGVMGSADLSARIKDAGGRTGEPMWPMPLPDEVRSGMDSAIADVTQINAGFDRAGHMLQGGSFLSRFIPDGVEWVHIDIAGPSYNTKTPHGYTPKGGTGVPLRTLLALVEDIAEHG from the coding sequence ATGACGCGTCCCACCGAGGCAGCCGTGCTTACCGTCTCCGCCGCCGGCGCCGTCGACGCGGAGGTCGACGCCGTCATCATCGGCGTTCATCGTGACGGTGAGCAGCTCAGTCTCGGTCCCGGCGCGGTCGCCGTGGACGCGGCGCTCGGTGGCCGGCTGCTCGACGTGCTGGCCCGGCTCGGCGCGAACGGCGTCGCCGGTGAGGTCGTCAAGGTCGCCACGCTCGGCGCCACCACCGCCCCGGTCGTGGCCGCGGTCGGCCTCGGCCCGGTCGAGCCGAAGCCGGGCAGCCCGGAGCCGCACGAGAACTACCGCCGGGCCGCCGGCGCCGCGATCCGCGCGCTGACCGGCACCGATCGCGTCGGCCTGGCCCTGGTCGACGCCGACCCGACGCTCACCCAGGCTGTCCTCGAGGGCGCCGCGCTGGCCGCGTACGACTTCGTCCAGTACAAGAGCGAGCTCGCTCCCACCTACCGTCCGCCGGTCCGCGAGATCGTCTACCTGGCCGACGCGACCGGCCGCGGGGACGTCGAACTGCAGACCGAGACCGACCGCGCTAAGGCGGTCGTCGACGCGGTGCGGCTGGCCCGCAACTGGATCAACACCCCGCCGAACGACCTCCGCCCGCCGACCTTCGCCGCCCAGGCGGCGGCGGCCGCCGTCGAGGCCGGCCTCGAGGTCGAAGTGCTCGATACGGACGCCCTGGTGGCCGGCGGTTACGGCGGCATCCTGGCCGTCGGGCTGGGGTCGGCCGCGGGCCCGCAGCTGGTCCGGATCTCCTGGACGCCGCCGGAAAGCACGAAGAGCGTCGCGCTGGTCGGCAAGGGCATCACGTTCGACACCGGCGGCATCTCGATCAAGCCGGCCCAGGGCATGCAGGACATGAAGAGCGACATGTCCGGCGCGGCCGTCGTCGTCGCGACGATGACCGCGATCGCCCAGCTGCAGCCGGCCGTGAAGGTCACCGCGTACGTGCCGATGGCCGAGAACATGCCGTCCGGATCGGCCTACCGCCCGGGCGACGTCGTGACGATGTACGGCGGCACCCGCGTCGAGGTGCTCAACACCGACGCCGAGGGCCGGATGATCCTGGCCGACGCGATCGCGCGGGCGGCCGAGGACTCCCCCGACTACATCGTCGAGACCTCGACGCTCACCGGCGGCCAGGTCGTGTCGCTGGGCGAGCGGATCTCCGGCGTGATGGGCTCGGCCGACCTGAGCGCGCGGATCAAGGACGCCGGTGGGCGCACCGGCGAGCCGATGTGGCCGATGCCGCTGCCGGACGAGGTGCGCTCGGGCATGGACTCGGCGATCGCCGACGTGACCCAGATCAACGCCGGCTTCGACCGGGCCGGGCATATGCTGCAGGGCGGGTCGTTCCTGTCGCGGTTCATCCCGGACGGCGTCGAGTGGGTGCACATCGACATCGCCGGACCGTCGTACAACACGAAGACCCCGCACGGCTACACCCCGAAGGGCGGCACCGGCGTCCCCCTGCGCACGCTTCTCGCGCTCGTGGAAGACATCGCCGAACACGGCTAG
- the gcvT gene encoding glycine cleavage system aminomethyltransferase GcvT: protein MTSSDPSGHDAAPANAPDSPGLRRSPLHDRHVALGAKFAEFGGWEMPLQYTGVIDEHTAVRTAVGVFDVSHLGKALVSGPGAAEFVNACLTNDLGRIGPGKAQYTLCCEESGGVVDDLIAYYYADDRVFLVPNAANTGAVVALLAAAAPAGVTVADQHTEYAVLAVQGPQSSALLSSLGLPADHDYMGFVEAEHEGVPVIVCRTGYTGEHGYELLPLAAYAEPLWDALLGAGAALGVRPAGLGARDTLRTEMGYPLHGQDLSREISPVQARSGWAVGWNKPAFWGREALLAEKAGGPRRRLTGLESLDRGIPRPGMAVLDADGAAIGTVTSGTFSPTRKVGIGLALLDTASGASAGDEVTIDVRGRRSRVRVTEPPFVPSHVR from the coding sequence ATGACCAGCAGCGACCCGAGTGGCCACGACGCCGCGCCCGCAAACGCTCCTGATTCGCCCGGCCTGCGGCGTTCCCCGCTGCACGACCGGCACGTCGCGCTCGGCGCGAAGTTCGCCGAGTTCGGCGGCTGGGAGATGCCGCTGCAGTACACCGGCGTGATCGACGAGCACACCGCGGTGCGCACCGCGGTCGGGGTCTTCGACGTCTCGCACCTGGGGAAGGCGCTGGTGTCCGGGCCCGGGGCGGCGGAGTTCGTCAACGCGTGCCTGACCAACGACCTCGGGCGGATCGGGCCGGGGAAGGCGCAGTACACGCTGTGCTGCGAGGAGTCCGGTGGGGTCGTCGACGACCTGATCGCCTACTACTACGCCGACGACCGGGTCTTCCTGGTGCCGAACGCGGCGAACACGGGCGCGGTCGTTGCGCTGCTGGCGGCGGCGGCTCCTGCGGGGGTGACCGTGGCGGACCAGCACACGGAGTACGCGGTGCTCGCGGTGCAGGGGCCGCAGTCTTCCGCGCTGCTCTCGTCGCTCGGGCTACCGGCCGACCACGACTACATGGGTTTCGTCGAGGCCGAGCACGAAGGTGTGCCGGTGATCGTCTGCCGGACCGGGTACACCGGTGAGCACGGGTACGAGTTGCTGCCGCTCGCGGCGTACGCGGAGCCGCTGTGGGACGCGCTGCTCGGAGCCGGAGCGGCGCTGGGGGTGCGTCCGGCCGGGCTGGGGGCGCGGGACACGCTGCGGACCGAGATGGGATACCCGCTGCACGGGCAGGATCTCTCCCGGGAGATCAGCCCGGTCCAGGCCCGGAGCGGGTGGGCCGTCGGCTGGAACAAGCCGGCCTTCTGGGGACGCGAGGCGCTGCTGGCCGAGAAGGCGGGTGGCCCGCGACGCCGGCTGACCGGGCTGGAGTCGCTGGACCGGGGCATCCCCCGCCCGGGAATGGCCGTCCTGGACGCCGACGGCGCGGCGATCGGCACCGTCACGTCCGGCACGTTCTCGCCGACGCGCAAGGTCGGGATCGGGCTGGCGCTGCTGGACACCGCGTCCGGTGCGTCGGCCGGCGACGAGGTGACGATCGACGTGCGCGGACGCCGGTCGCGGGTCCGGGTGACCGAGCCGCCGTTCGTTCCGTCACACGTGCGCTGA
- a CDS encoding adenosylcobinamide-GDP ribazoletransferase, translating into MGEWGRLAFSLLSVAPVRARRMDRDTAGGAMLLAPLVGASIGLTAGLVLLIALIVGIPALVAGALGVGMLALVTRGLHLDGLADTADGLGSYGDPDRALAIMKAPDIGPFGVITMILVAVTQVGCLAVVAGTHAVLPALLLPAVGAATGRLAVTWACRVGVPAARPSGLGALVAETLTPVTVGLTTLVVVALAAVATGVGGPTVWRGPLAVAAGLVVAWALVRHCVRRFGGITGDVLGAACEVSTTAALVVLVIQPWSLSLTLTR; encoded by the coding sequence GTGGGTGAGTGGGGGCGGCTCGCGTTCTCGTTGCTGTCGGTGGCGCCGGTCCGGGCGCGGCGGATGGACCGCGACACGGCGGGCGGCGCCATGCTGCTCGCTCCGCTCGTCGGCGCGAGCATCGGCCTCACCGCCGGCCTGGTGCTCCTGATCGCGCTCATCGTCGGCATCCCGGCGCTGGTCGCCGGCGCACTCGGCGTCGGCATGCTGGCGTTGGTGACCCGCGGCCTGCACCTCGACGGCCTGGCCGACACCGCCGACGGCCTCGGGAGCTACGGCGACCCCGACCGCGCGCTCGCGATCATGAAAGCGCCGGACATCGGCCCGTTCGGGGTCATCACGATGATCCTGGTGGCCGTCACCCAGGTCGGCTGCCTCGCCGTCGTCGCCGGCACCCACGCGGTACTTCCAGCGCTCCTGCTCCCGGCGGTCGGCGCGGCCACCGGCCGACTCGCGGTGACCTGGGCCTGCCGGGTCGGCGTCCCGGCCGCGCGCCCGTCCGGCCTCGGCGCGCTCGTGGCCGAGACGCTCACCCCGGTCACGGTCGGACTCACGACGCTGGTGGTCGTCGCGCTGGCCGCGGTCGCCACCGGCGTCGGCGGCCCCACCGTCTGGCGCGGGCCGCTCGCCGTCGCGGCCGGGCTCGTGGTGGCCTGGGCCCTAGTGCGCCACTGCGTCCGGCGCTTCGGCGGAATCACCGGCGACGTCCTCGGTGCGGCCTGCGAGGTGTCGACGACCGCGGCGCTGGTCGTCCTGGTGATCCAGCCCTGGTCGCTCTCGCTGACCCTCACCCGCTGA
- a CDS encoding nicotinate-nucleotide--dimethylbenzimidazole phosphoribosyltransferase, with amino-acid sequence MTEPEVGSPEIGSLVESLTPVAADWVAGEAAEARLTGWGAAPGALGGFVRWVGSVREGPTPFRRVRLVVFAADHGVTDGAEAARALLLGEGALPLLARRSDVSVRLVDVGLAGDELPGDVSARRVRAGSPAVAVEDPLTAAEVEAALEVGALVADEEVDAGADLVIPAVLTESAIVPATVVIGALCEVEPVKAFGFDPHVPDALWIERCAAIRDGLHRVSAAAATLATRRLLAIGGGADLAAAAGFLVRAAARRTPALLDGVGAAAAALVARALAPDARTWWCVPHASGRAAERQAFGDLRLKPVVDLGVRLGDGAGALLALPVLSAAIELALAAPQPAAEPEVVEEAPEVHVDEGDVIGGVGGYEAGARAPEEPAAEEVPAGGAEPSGLAEAGERAAAASAASATGAADGGEPTDGGEPTDGGEPAGTADGGEPAGTADGGEPAGTGASAGVTGAAGMTGAGGAGSEATAGSEAAGEVAAVDRAAVKRPAVASDQAPASEPESARRPESTGGPESTGGPKSSGEPESTGGAEGAGPGRGLDGGRGAAPGGG; translated from the coding sequence GTGACTGAGCCGGAAGTTGGGTCGCCGGAAATTGGGTCGTTGGTGGAGAGCCTGACGCCGGTTGCGGCCGACTGGGTGGCGGGCGAGGCCGCGGAGGCCCGGCTCACCGGCTGGGGCGCCGCACCCGGTGCGCTGGGTGGGTTCGTCCGCTGGGTCGGGTCGGTCCGCGAGGGCCCCACGCCGTTCCGGCGCGTCCGCCTGGTGGTGTTCGCCGCCGACCACGGCGTCACCGACGGCGCCGAGGCCGCCCGCGCGCTGCTGCTCGGCGAGGGCGCGCTCCCCCTGCTGGCCCGCCGTTCCGACGTCTCCGTCCGTCTGGTCGACGTCGGCCTGGCCGGCGACGAGTTGCCGGGCGACGTCTCGGCGCGGCGCGTCCGGGCGGGCAGCCCGGCGGTCGCGGTCGAAGATCCGCTGACCGCGGCCGAGGTCGAGGCGGCGCTCGAAGTCGGCGCGCTGGTCGCGGACGAGGAGGTCGACGCGGGCGCCGACCTGGTGATCCCGGCCGTGCTGACCGAGTCGGCGATCGTGCCGGCGACCGTGGTGATCGGCGCGTTGTGCGAGGTCGAGCCGGTGAAGGCGTTCGGGTTCGACCCGCACGTGCCGGATGCGCTGTGGATCGAGCGGTGCGCCGCGATCCGCGACGGGTTGCACCGGGTGTCGGCCGCGGCGGCGACGCTCGCGACCCGCCGGTTGCTCGCGATCGGCGGCGGGGCCGACCTCGCGGCCGCGGCCGGGTTCCTGGTCCGGGCCGCGGCCCGGCGCACGCCCGCCCTGCTCGACGGCGTCGGCGCGGCCGCGGCCGCGCTGGTCGCCCGCGCGCTGGCCCCGGACGCCCGCACCTGGTGGTGCGTGCCGCACGCGTCCGGCCGGGCGGCCGAGCGCCAGGCGTTCGGTGACCTTCGGCTGAAGCCGGTGGTCGATCTGGGGGTGCGGCTCGGCGACGGCGCCGGGGCGCTGCTGGCGCTGCCGGTCCTGTCGGCTGCGATCGAGCTGGCGCTGGCCGCGCCCCAGCCGGCCGCGGAGCCGGAGGTGGTCGAGGAGGCGCCCGAGGTTCACGTCGACGAGGGCGATGTGATCGGCGGGGTCGGGGGGTACGAGGCCGGCGCCCGGGCCCCGGAGGAGCCTGCCGCGGAGGAGGTCCCGGCCGGAGGCGCTGAGCCTTCCGGACTCGCTGAGGCTGGGGAGCGCGCTGCAGCGGCTTCCGCCGCCTCGGCGACCGGGGCGGCGGACGGCGGGGAGCCCACGGACGGCGGGGAGCCCACGGACGGCGGGGAGCCGGCCGGGACGGCGGACGGCGGGGAGCCGGCCGGGACGGCGGACGGCGGGGAGCCGGCCGGGACGGGGGCGTCGGCCGGGGTGACCGGGGCTGCCGGGATGACCGGGGCGGGGGGCGCCGGGTCGGAGGCGACCGCCGGGTCAGAAGCGGCGGGCGAGGTGGCTGCGGTAGATCGGGCGGCTGTGAAGCGCCCGGCGGTGGCGTCCGATCAAGCTCCGGCCTCGGAGCCGGAAAGCGCGCGCAGGCCGGAAAGCACCGGCGGCCCTGAGAGCACGGGCGGACCCAAGAGCTCGGGCGAACCCGAGAGCACGGGCGGGGCGGAGGGGGCGGGGCCTGGGCGGGGGCTCGACGGCGGGAGAGGGGCGGCGCCGGGCGGTGGGTGA